The sequence taattatgtaaaatattaaaaaattttataattaaatttcaaACTATCAGAATTTATAGTGTCTCCCCAAATATATGCCTTGTGGGAAAAATGGGTATTTGTGTGAATATTATACAACCCCTTCGAGTATTTGTGTTGAGAATTCGGATTTGTTACACAGAACCTAATAATGTTCAACGCAAACTCGGATATGGGCCTCAAAATTGTTTGCCCTTTAGAAAAAACTCGGGTTATCTTTATTGGGCCTCTGTTGTGTCAGCATTAACACTTCCAACAACTTTTTTTCCTTCCACATGGTTAAAGCAATTAAAAAGTAGTACTCTattcatttcataataaatgaattattaaaatatttttgatgttttaaaataagtgaattattttttttaaatttaccttTGAGGATTTGACAATCAAGGGGCCCATCaactgaaaaagaataaaataaatataattttgtactttaaataagagtaaaaataaaaaattatgttaaatttatgtcattttttttcttaatctatATGTCAAAGTCAAATAatctatttattatgaaacgggCAGTAATAATTGTGTCGTTATAATAGGCATTATCCCTTAACAATTAGCAAGGGGGTTTTTAAATGGGATCTTAACATTTAAGGAATTACCTTTCCACATTTCTGAGTTTCTCATCATCTTCTCGGGTTAATCATTTCTGCAATTAACCGACCCGCCGAAAAACCCTAACCCATTACATGAATCTCAATCCCAATTCAATTCAATATGATCCCATCCACTTTCTCTGCTCACCCACCTTCCATGGCGTCCAGCTCCCCTTTCTCTCCTCCGCCGTCCGCCGCGGGGGAGGGCGACTTCAATTACGACGTCGCTTGGTATGGTAACATCCAGTACCTTCTCAATATCTCCGCCGTCGGAGCTTTAACTTGCCTCCTTATCTTCATTTTCGGTAAGCTTCGAAGCGACCACCGTCGCATGCCGGGGCCCACTGCTATTGCCTCCAAGCTCCTCGCTGCCTGGCACGCCACTGGCGTTGAAATCGCCCGACACTGCGGCGCCGATGCAGCACAATATCTTCTTATTGAGGGCGGGAGCTCTGCGTTGCTATTATTACTGGCAATTCTTGCTCTTGCTGTTATGCTGCCGTTGAATATTTATGCTGGTAAAGCTCCTATGGCTGATCAGTTTTCGAAGACCAcgataaatcatatagaaaaagGTTCTGCTTTGCTCTGGATTCACTTtatatttgttgttattgttgttgttttggtacATTATGGTATAACTGAAATACAAGAAAGGTTGAAAATTACTAGGCTTAGAGATGGATATGGAAATCCAAGTAGTCCTGGTACGAATGCCAGTGCGATTTTTACTATTATGGTGCAGGGTGTGCCTAAAACCTTAGGTTTTGATAAGACACCTTTGGTGGATTATTTTCAGCATAAATATCCGGGGAAGGTGTATAGAGTAGTTGTGCCTATGGATTTGTGTGCTTTGGATGATTTAGCTACAGAGTTGGTGAAGGTTCGGGAAGATATTTCTAAATTAGTGGCGAGAATTGAGTCACGGGGTTATTTGAATGAGGGTGAGGAAGATGAGGACGATATTGATAGTGTGAATGGGAGGGGTTTGTTAGAGCGACTGTGTTTTCTGTGGAGAAAAGTCAAGGATACGTGGTATCGTGTTATGGACCAATTGGGTTTCTCGGATGaagagaaattgagaaaattGCAAGAGTTAAGAGCTGATTTGGAGATGGAAATGGCATCTTATAAAGAAGGTCGAGCAAGAGGTGCTGGTGTAGCTTTTGTGGTATTTAAGGATGTCTTTACTGCTAATAAGGCTGTCCAGGACCTCCGAAATGAGAAGAGGAGGCGATATGGTCGATTCTTTTCAGTCATTGAGTTGCAACTACAGAGAAATCAGTGGAAAGTAGAGAGAGCTCCTTTAGCTACTGACATATACTGGAACCACCTGGGATCAACAAAGTTTTCTTTAAGGTTACGCAGAGTGTTGGTGAACACATGCCTACTGTTGATGCTGTTATTCTGCAGTTCTCCACTCGCTGTGATTAGTGCCATTCAAAGCGCAGGGCGGATAATTAATGCTGAAGCAATGGACCATGCTCAGATGTGGCTGAATTGGGTGCAGGGATCGAGCTGGCTAGCAacaataatatttcaatttttgccTAATGTTCTGATTTTTGTGAGCATGTACATTGTTGTCCCTTCAgttctttcttatctttcaaaATTTGAACGGCATCTTACTGTATCTGGCGAGCAAAGGGCTGCGCTACTGAAAATGGTTTGCTTCTTTCTTGTAAATCTCATTCTCCTTAGGGCTTTGGTCGAATCATCTCTTGAGGGTGCGCTCTTAAGTATGGGCCGCTGTTATTTGGATGGAGAAGATTGCAAAAAGATCGAGCAGTACATGACCGCTTCCTTTTTGACAAGGACATGTCTTTCATCTCTTGCATTTTTAATTACAAGCAGTTTCTTGGGTATATCTTTTGATTTGTTAACGCCAATTCCTTGGATTAAGAAGCAGCTTCAAAAGTTCCGAAAAAATGACATGCTTCAGCTGGTACCAGAAAGGATCGAGGACTATCCATTGGAAAATCAAGACATTGATAGTTTGCAGAGGCCTCTGATTCATGAAAGGAGTTCAACTGTGGTTGCTGACAACAATGGATTTTTAAATGATGCCTCTCCAAATGAAGTTGATTTCCCAGGACAAGATTTGTCTGAATACCCTCCAGTCAGCCGAACCTCACCAGTTCCAAAGCCAAAGTTCGACTTTGCGCAATATTATGCCTTCAATCTGACGATATTTGCCTTGACCCTGATATATTGTTCGTTTGCTCCTCTTGTGGTTCCTGTCGGTGCAGTTTACTTTGGGTACAGGTATGTGGTTGACAAGTACAATTTCCTGTTTGTATACAGAGTGCGAGGTTTCCCTGCTGGTAATGATGGGAGGTTGATGGATACTGTATTATCTATCATGAGGTTTTGCGTTGACTTGTTCCTCCTTGCAATGCTACTTTTTTTCTCTGTACGAGGAGACTCAACTAAGCTTCAAGCCATATTCACACTTGGGTTGTTAGTGATGTATAAAATTTTGCCCTCTGATAATGATGCTTTTCAGCCAGCTTTGTTACAAGGCATACAGACTGTCGACAACATTATCGAAGGGCTGACTGATTATGAGGTTTTCTCACAACCTACGTTTGACTGGGATACATATAATTCATGAATTGTGAATAAAACCAATGATTTGTGTTGAGATTTGTATATATTCTTATTTGTGATTGGATGTGTTTCTGCATCTATCATATCTCTCCTCTTTTCTTGGTTCGTCCTTTGGGTGGGACGTTTATTTGGAAACAGATACTTGGCTTAGGATCACTAGAGAACATATTATAGTGTCTTACCTGGTTCCACTGTATTAGTAGTCTGTAACTTTAGGATCAGGTCGTGTCTATATTATTGTGTCTGACGACAGGATACGTCCAATTTATCTTAGTGTGAGATTATAAATTAAGTGTTCTCACTGCCATTCTGTATCCATAATACAGCTTTGACAGATCAAGTTTTGACCAATCTACTGAGTGAATAGATGTTTACCCAACATCTGCTCAAGTTACTTTAGCATCGTTTCGTGTTTGGTTCATTCACGGGGGGGAGAAACAACATATACCTTTGGCTTTCTCAAAGGACtagaattttcagtttttaatcTGTTCATTGTACCAGCAAATTGATGTTGCCCTGTTTGTTTGTCTTCACATTGCAGCATTGCAGGATATGCCATTTCATACTTGTCGCAACAGCTGTAGTGTGTTTTTTTAGGTTAAAACTATTGCTTTACAACAAAGAAGATTAGTTTTAAAAACAAGTTTCTTGGAGAAGTTTTTGATGTTTCCTCGTGCGTTCACGTTCTCATATAATTGTTCTCCAGGTAGGTCAATCATATGCCAAAAAAGTTGTTAATATATTGGTTTGATGAAACCCTAAGGGCTCTTTGATacaaatttgtattttttggggAATTTGTTCCAGAAGTCTATATGACTAATTCATATTTATTGCCTTGACACCTAAATGAGTTTTCGTTCATCCATGAACTGAAGGAAAGCGAGTAAGTATGCTAATTCCTCACAGCAGAATCAGCTCTTATCGTAAGTTCTTTTTTGAATTAATGAAATTCATCGTATCATCGACttgagagaggaaaaaaaaaaaaaggaagaatgcatatatatataaaatgtttgAATGAACGAATCAAGTCAAATTGTTTATAGCCAAAATATAGATCATGTCCCAATCCGTCGATTGTTTATTTGGTTAAATATGCTTTTGTGTATCAGAAACATGACTCACTCAAAACCACTTcccaaacattttttttttaaaaaaggtattttattttaaaaattggaTTAAGAAAAATTGTGtggattcatttatttttttcaaatttatttcgTGGGCCCATAGGAAACATTAGTTTGCAATTTAGGTTCTGTCAAGTGGTGGTGAGCCTTTCTAAATTATATCACTTGACCAAGTCGTGATTGTTGGACAAGTGTCATATAGCTTATCTAAGTTTGACAATTCCACTTGTATGATTAAGGAAGTTCAATTTTCCGAAAACATAAAGCAGAGAATTGAGTTAAAATTAGAAATTATGAATGCAGTAAGTCTTGGGAAACCTAAATACTTGGATCAAATGAGAAATGTGAGAAGGAATaggaaaaataaagtctagtcAAAAGACCTTACCCTACGTAAAATGTTGGCCAAGCAATTCGTTGCCTCATTCAACCTTTGAGTATAACCAacaaactttgtacaaacaagcCCACTACACTTAACTAATCACTATtttatctctctctttctcctcttgTTTGAGACAAAAACATGTGGCCCATGTTAACTTAGGGTAATAACAACACGTGTGATTAACGTTTTCCACAATAGTATAAATAAGCAGGACCAGTTACAGAAAATGTCACAAGTGATCGTACTTGTGACATTTAATTAGTAGAACAAATGCACTTTTCTATGTTAATTAATTAGAGAGAAACAAATTAAGAGAGACAGATGTATCATTCTTCAGTGAACAACATTTTTGTTGAGGACAAAAATCATGTATCACCTATTTGCCCTAAGCCTAGAAAACTTGGATCCAATACTCTTCCTGAATTCCTCAAATCCATAAATTCCAATGATAACAGGTACTAACTCCCAATTTTCacacttttattttatatatttttatcaaatgagATGTCTTGAGTAATAACATTTGGAAACTTCACTTGATCAGCCAGAAGAATTTAGATGGAAGAAGTGGGATTCTCAACATTGTTGCTGAAAAGGTTGGTTATCtaaagacttttaaatcttgtatttgCCTCTACGACAGCAGGAAAACCAAATAGTTCGTAGTATGTATATATGCAAAGTAGCTTTTGATCTATAAACGCGATATGATTTCACTACATAAAATATGAGACGCATAACTAGCTCCTTCACTATCCTATTAtacttttcttaattaatttaacattttttttttccaatgcAGACAAAAGATGGAAGAAATTCACCATCATGTTACTCAGGGTCTCCTCCTGGGAGAACAAGTAATCCTTTGGTGCAGGATGTACAATTTATTAAGCAGATGGAACATTTTTCACCTTTAACAAGAACTAATTTGTCTGATAAATTTGGTTATACCTCTGTCTCTCCAGCTTGAGAAAATACACAAACAtcacaaaaattttcttttccacAATTTTGTTTAATTTAACAAGGAGAATGTTAAGATGTAGGAAATTAGGTCCAGATCCCTTTTTGAGggaattactttttttttctttttgtgtgggTACTGTTAGATTGTGAGGTGAGCAAACGTTTATGTAAATATTAGTAGTAcgatttttttttattagtataGTACGTGTTAACTTTGAAAGTGACTAGCACTTAAGATAATTCCCTATTGTCAATTCAGTGACAAGTTGTTTGGATTTTGGACCCGTAAATGTTTACGTATTTGAGCAAATAATGCCTCgagttcttttcttctttttgtaccAAATACTTGTGCATTATCTGAAATTTTGTTTAGAATGGAGAATTCAAGACAaagttatatagtatatgtttttcgttttctttttagcttttgagaaagaaaatcaaatttaattatgtttaaacaaCATTTCTGGCGTAATTTTATAGGTAGCCTTACCTCTGTAATAGGCCCGGCTCAACTAAAACATAATTTTgtagaataaaatcatcatacgatAATGAAAGCAAAGGAAATCAGAGATGGTTATCCATCGGCAGTATGGAAATAAAAAGGATTGCCTAACACCCATTAAGATTTTATAAGAAATAGATCGAAGAGCAAAGTTCTTATTTGCTAAAAGCCTAAATGAAAATGGAGTTGGGGTGGGGGGAGACAAATGAAGATATCACAAACACAATTGAGTTGTCAATAAAATCAGTAGGAAtctaaattctttttttcttacttattttgtaatgaaaacaaaaataataaagaaacataAAGAAATGAGCTTTCTGACTTGGATGTCAACTCTTACAAGCAGATCAATTATTTCCCTCGAGCTAGCGTGGCCATCTAAATTTAAGTAGCAGCTTGACTATAAAAATtactttaattacttttttttttttggagttgtagttgaattgaagatgaagttggagttggagttgtgttttatcatgttttttaaattttttttttttttaactttttaaaaatattttttaaatataattttatgccctcaacttttaaaaattatcaaaatcacccaactactaatttacctactaacacacaaccaaatgttgagaaaatgatttatatgtcttcaattgataaaataattaacagcaaactaattattatgattgttattcttctaaaatttgaataaaaatatcacaaatacgagctaaataagtttatctaaccacaatcaattaaatagagaaaaatatattttgataaatatgattgatagatataaatatattttagatattcttaaatttgttgatgaaaattcttaattattttcacttgaattaattattttattgaatttgaactttttaaaaaattacgaAATTTAGTTAATAAAAGgagtttgtgtaaaaatttaaagattgaggttatatgtaataataatgaaagttgaaatTGGAAGTGAAAAAAGGAGAatccatttcaaaattttaatgaccaaacaccataatttttaactcaaaactttttttttaagaaaataaaaaaaatatttatgatcaaaCGAATCCTTAATTTTAAGATGTAAGTAAACGTGTCAGTTGGAATAGATAACAAAAGAACACACTACTAGTATATACTAGTAAattattttcaaacaagtttataaAGTTGAAGAATATTTTAATATTCATGCCCCCCacatgaaaagaagaaacaaaaaaggaGCCGCTTAAAGGTGTTTGTCTCGTCCTTTGTCATGTACATACAAATATTATACATTTCATTAAAACACTTTAAAACCAGTCTGCCAGCTTATTATTAAATTTACCAACAAAactgacacacacacacacacaaaaagagCAATGTCACATAATTACCGCTGAGTAGAGAAAATATGTTAGGATTTTTAATTCTTGTC comes from Capsicum annuum cultivar UCD-10X-F1 chromosome 2, UCD10Xv1.1, whole genome shotgun sequence and encodes:
- the LOC107861306 gene encoding uncharacterized protein LOC107861306, whose amino-acid sequence is MYHSSVNNIFVEDKNHVSPICPKPRKLGSNTLPEFLKSINSNDNSQKNLDGRSGILNIVAEKTKDGRNSPSCYSGSPPGRTSNPLVQDVQFIKQMEHFSPLTRTNLSDKFGYTSVSPA
- the LOC107859818 gene encoding CSC1-like protein At4g35870; translated protein: MIPSTFSAHPPSMASSSPFSPPPSAAGEGDFNYDVAWYGNIQYLLNISAVGALTCLLIFIFGKLRSDHRRMPGPTAIASKLLAAWHATGVEIARHCGADAAQYLLIEGGSSALLLLLAILALAVMLPLNIYAGKAPMADQFSKTTINHIEKGSALLWIHFIFVVIVVVLVHYGITEIQERLKITRLRDGYGNPSSPGTNASAIFTIMVQGVPKTLGFDKTPLVDYFQHKYPGKVYRVVVPMDLCALDDLATELVKVREDISKLVARIESRGYLNEGEEDEDDIDSVNGRGLLERLCFLWRKVKDTWYRVMDQLGFSDEEKLRKLQELRADLEMEMASYKEGRARGAGVAFVVFKDVFTANKAVQDLRNEKRRRYGRFFSVIELQLQRNQWKVERAPLATDIYWNHLGSTKFSLRLRRVLVNTCLLLMLLFCSSPLAVISAIQSAGRIINAEAMDHAQMWLNWVQGSSWLATIIFQFLPNVLIFVSMYIVVPSVLSYLSKFERHLTVSGEQRAALLKMVCFFLVNLILLRALVESSLEGALLSMGRCYLDGEDCKKIEQYMTASFLTRTCLSSLAFLITSSFLGISFDLLTPIPWIKKQLQKFRKNDMLQLVPERIEDYPLENQDIDSLQRPLIHERSSTVVADNNGFLNDASPNEVDFPGQDLSEYPPVSRTSPVPKPKFDFAQYYAFNLTIFALTLIYCSFAPLVVPVGAVYFGYRYVVDKYNFLFVYRVRGFPAGNDGRLMDTVLSIMRFCVDLFLLAMLLFFSVRGDSTKLQAIFTLGLLVMYKILPSDNDAFQPALLQGIQTVDNIIEGLTDYEVFSQPTFDWDTYNS